Proteins co-encoded in one Setaria viridis chromosome 9, Setaria_viridis_v4.0, whole genome shotgun sequence genomic window:
- the LOC117839444 gene encoding pathogenesis-related protein 1: MAATNSWTLEIASPVAAPRLFRAAVMDWHTLAPKLVSDVVASAHPVEGEGGVGSVRQFNFTSAMPFGFMKERLEFLDADKCECKSTLVEGGGIGVAIETATSHIKVEPTADGGSLVKVDSTYKLLPGVEVKDEIAKAKESVTAIFKAAEAFLVANPDAYN, from the exons ATGGCCGCCACCAACAGCTGGACTCTCGAGATCGCGTCGCCggtggccgcgccgcgcctgTTCCGCGCCGCGGTGATGGACTGGCACACCCTGGCCCCCAAGCTCGTCTCCGACGTCGTCGCCAGCGCCCACCCTGTGGAGGGCGAGGGCGGCGTCGGCAGCGTCAGGCAGTTCAACTTCACCTCTG CCATGCCGTTCGGGTTCATGAAGGAGAGACTCGAGTTCCTGGACGCGGACAAGTGCGAGTGCAAGTCCACCCTCGTCGagggcggcggcatcggcgtgGCCATCGAGACGGCGACGTCGCACATCAAGGTGGAGCCCACGGCCGACGGCGGGAGCCTGGTGAAGGTGGACTCGACGTACAAGCTGCTGCCGGGGGTGGAGGTGAAGGACGAGATCGCCAAGGCCAAGGAGTCGGTCACCGCCATCTTCAAGGCCGCCGAGGCGTTCCTCGTCGCCAACCCGGACGCCTACAACTAA
- the LOC117837899 gene encoding pathogenesis-related protein 1 gives MASANSWTLEIASPVAAPRLFRAAVMDWHTLAPKLVSLVVASAHPVEGEGGVGSVRQFNFTSAMPFSFMKEKLEFLDVDKCECKSTLVEGGGIGVAIESATSHIKVEPAAGGGSVVKVESTYKPLPSVEMKEDDVAKAKESVTAIFKAAEGYLVANPDAYN, from the exons ATGGCCTCCGCCAACAGCTGGACCCTCGAGATCGCGTCCCCggtggccgcgccgcgcctgTTCCGCGCCGCGGTGATGGACTGGCACACCCTGGCTCCCAAGCTCGTCTCCCTCGTCGTCGCCAGCGCCCACCCCGTGGAGGGCGAGGGCGGCGTCGGCAGCGTCAGGCAGTTCAACTTCACCTCAG CCATGCCGTTCAGCTTCATGAAGGAGAAGCTCGAGTTCCTGGACGTGGACAAGTGCGAGTGCAAGTCCACCCTCGTCGagggcggcggcatcggcgtgGCCATCGAGTCCGCGACGTCGCACATCAAGGTggagccggcggccggcggcggcagcgtggtgAAGGTGGAGTCGACGTACAAGCCGCTGCCGAGCGTGGAGATGAAGGAGGACGACGTCGCCAAGGCCAAGGAGTCCGTCACCGCCATCTTCAAGGCCGCCGAGGGCTACCTCGTCGCCAACCCGGACGCCTACAACTAA
- the LOC117837897 gene encoding uncharacterized protein isoform X2: protein MAPVAAPIRDLLTSFSPSADFLALSSGDGRIKVWDAVRGRLQTEFADIPAVEVGAVAETKRGHLALDYTCMKWVQLSSKKKRKAGSSLLVLGTGSGDVLALDVAAGQWKWKVSDCHPGGVTAVAYSKHGRSVYTAGADGMVCRIDASDGSVLGKFRSSSKAISALAVSSDGNILATAAGQLRTFDTSGNKKIQKFSGHPVAVRSMVFSNDSQYVLSSGIGERYIAIWKLGSDKTQSSNCILSMEHPAIFVDCKCSDEGEIHVLAISEIGVCYFWSASNIDDLRNKKPTKISVSESSLSRAQAFSIFAAKLQGVDGPTSAHVLLAYGSVVKPSFEKLLVCYGTDINLGISQDGVLLPNIQTTMTKKDQTVKKQETVTALDRANAEDAILPLPKLHTQEKKRKHGVTKPSGDIEPAIHSDITTARSIQKRVPVQRIEDDGICIEDMMRECGVLDTGVDQSIEGHPGIPTNIFSEFFGDGSIKADANLPSKKIRVHLRSLKPEDACKLLENLVSAWKMRSGSTKLVLRWIYCLLVVHGRFIHSEKSTKLISNLEKMCSERYSATEDLLKLSGRLRLIKAQVDKVANNASEQPSEEIQDAAAAIQSEEEEEEEEVDEMVFGQDSDSSQNSDEDAE from the exons atggcgcccgTTGCGGCTCCAATCCGCGACCTCCTCACCTCCTTCAGCCCCAGCGCGGACTTCCTCGCGCTCTCCTCCGGGGACGGCCGCATCAAG GTATGGGACGCCGTGCGAGGCCGCCTGCAGACAGAGTTCGCCGACATCCCCGCGGTGGAGGTCGGCGCGGTCGCCGAGACGAAGCGCGGTCACCTCGCCCTCGATTACACATGCATGAAGTGGGTACAGCTCTCCAGCAAG aagaagaggaaggctggGAGCTCACTGCTCGTGCTTGGAACAGGCAGTGGGGATGTACTAGCCCTCGATGTTGCTGCTGGACAGTGGAAGTGGAAGGTCAGCGATTGCCATCCTGG GGGCGTGACAGCTGTAGCATACTCCAAGCATGGGCGGAGTGTGTACACAGCAGGCGCTGATGGCATGGTCTGTAGGATTGATGCCTCAGATGGGTCGGTCCTGGGGAAATTTAGATCTTCTTCGAAAGCAATATCTGCATTAGCTGTGTCATCAG ATGGAAATATTTTAGCAACAGCAGCTGGCCAGTTGAGGACCTTTGATACTTCTGGCAACAAAAAGATTCAAAAATTCTCTGGGCATCCG GTTGCTGTGAGGAGCATGGTTTTTAGCAATGATAGCCAATATGTTCTGTCATCTGGTATTGGGGAACGGTATATTGCCATTTGGAAGTTGGGTAGTGATAAAACTCAGAGCTCAAACTGTATACTGTCGATGGAGCACCCAGCAATATTTGTAGACTGCAAATGTTCAGACGAGGGAGAAATACACGTGTTGGCTATTTCCGAGATTGGTGTCTGCTATTTCTGGTCTGCAAGTAACATTGATGACTTGCGTAATAAGAAGCCTACCAAGATCTCAGTGTCCGAGTCCTCTCTATCAAGAGCTCAGGCATTCTCGATATTTGCCGCGAAACTTCAAGGAGTGGATGGACCTACTTCTGCCCATGTCCTGCTGGCTTATGGGTCTGTAGTAAAACCATCTTTTGAAAAACTTTTGGTTTGTTATGGTACGGATATTAATCTGGGCATTTCTCAAGATGGAGTTCTCTTGCCAAATATTCAAACCACCATGACAAAGAAAGACCAAACTGTGAAGAAGCAAG AAACTGTCACTGCTCTAGACCGAGCCAATGCCGAAGATGCCATCCTTCCTCTTCCAAAGCTCCATAcgcaggaaaagaaaaggaaacatgGTGTGACAAAACCCAGTGGTGACATTGAGCCTGCCATTCATAGTGACATCACCACAGCAAGATCTATACAGAAAAGAG TTCCTGTGCAAAGAATCGAAGATGACGGTATATGCATTGAAGACATGATGAGGGAGTGTGGTGTCCTTGATACTGGAGTAGATCAGAGCATTGAAGGCCATCCTGGCATTCCAACTAATATTTTTTCTGAGTTTTTTGGTGATGGCAGCATAAAAGCTGATGCTAATTTACCCAGCAAGAAG ATTcgagtgcatctaagatcattGAAACCTGAAGATGCTTGCAAACTCCTTGAAAATTTAGTATCTGCATGGAAAATGAG ATCTGGTAGCACAAAGCTTGTTTTGCGGTGGATATACTGCCTATTAGTTGTTCATGGCCGTTTTATTCACTCTGAGAAATCCACAAAACTGATTAGCAACCTTGAGAAG ATGTGTTCAGAAAGATACTCCGCAACTGAAGATCTGCTGAAGCTTTCTGGCCGGCTTCGGCTAATAAAGGCTCAG GTTGACAAGGTTGCTAATAACGCATCTGAGCAGCCATCAGAGGAGAttcaagatgctgctgctgctattcagtccgaggaggaagaggaagaggaagaagtcGATGAAATGGTGTTTGGTCAGGATTCAGATTCATCACAAAATAGCGATGAAGATGCTGAGTAG
- the LOC117837898 gene encoding uncharacterized protein: MESSAERLRGLRITSLDGDDDETVVPHQPSPAPGAAAADYEDDDEDEEEEAEVTLGVLKKPKHPGLLLRHLFPSKAGGIPAWLDPVNLPSGKSSCCGFCGEPLQFVLQIYAPIEDNAAAFHRTLFVFMCPSMACLLRDQHEQWSHKHGNPCRSVKVFRCQLPRTNAFYSTEPPKHDGSDKPLFPGAPVCHWCGTWKGDKICSSCKKARYCSEKHQALHWRTGHKNDCLQLISSSDSSKSVLPAIGKVPASTSWPEFEIEIDYEATFDSDSCDENNSKSLVMQRHGKPDAMMQSWMDQFEADADNKCWASFQERVSRAPKQVLRYCREPNAKPFWALSSGCPANADIPSCSSCKGPLCYEFQIMPQLLYYFGVGNQPDSLDWATIAVYTCQGSCDQSVSYKEEFAWVQLYPTTTTRR, from the exons ATGGAATCCAGCGCCGAGAGGCTTCGCGGCCTCCGCATCACCTCCCTGGATGGGGATGATGACGAGACCGTGGTTCCCCACCAGCCCTCTCCAGCccctggcgccgccgcagcggattacgaggacgatgacgaggatgaggaggaagaggcagaAGTGACCCTTGGTGTCCTTAAGAAGCCGAAGCACCCAGGCCTCCTCCTTCGCCACTTGTTCCCCAGCAAGGCCGGTGGCATCCCG GCGTGGTTGGACCCCGTGAACTTGCCATCGGGGAAATCCAGCTGCTGTGGCTTCTGTGGCGAGCCTCTGCAGTTCGTCCTCCAG atttatgcTCCAATCGAGGACAATGCCGCAGCGTTCCACCGAACGCTGTTCGTGTTCATGTGCCCATCGATGGCTTGCTTGCTCCGAGATCAGCATGAACAGTGGAGTCACAAGCATGGGAATCCATGTAGAAG TGTCAAGGTTTTCCGGTGCCAGTTACCACGGACTAATGCCTTCTACTCAACTGAACCTCCAAAGCACGACGGCTCTGACAAGCCACTATTTCCAGGAG CTCCTGTATGCCACTGGTGTGGTACCTGGAAAGGCGATAAAATATGTAGTAGCTGCAAGAAAGCAAGATACTGTTCTGAGAAACATCAG GCACTGCATTGGCGCACTGGTCATAAGAATGATTGCCTCCAGTTAATCAGTTCTTCTGATTCTTCAAAATCTGTTCTTCCGGCAATAGGAAAAG TTCCTGCTAGCACTTCCTGGCCAGAATTTGAGATAGAAATTGACTATGAAGCTACTTTTGATTCTGATAGCTGTGATGAAAATAACTCGAAATCCTTGGTAATGCAAAGACATGGGAAACCAGATGCTATGATGCAGTCATGGATGGATCAATTTGAG GCTGATGCTGACAACAAATGCTGGGCATCTTTTCAAGAGCGGGTCTCAAGAGCACCAAAGCAAGTCTTGAG GTACTGTCGAGAACCCAACGCTAAACCTTTCTGGGCGTTATCTTCTGGATGTCCGGCAAATGCTGATATCCCATCATGTAGCTCCTGTAAAGGTCCATTATGTTATGAATTTCAG ATAATGCCACAATTGCTTTATTACTTTGGTGTGGGAAACCAACCAGACTCACTTGACTGGGCAACAATTGCTGTTTACACATGTCAAGGGTCATGTGACCAAAGTGTTAGCTACAAAGAGGAATTTGCTTGGGTTCAGTTGTACCCTACAACAACCACGAGGCGTTAA
- the LOC117837897 gene encoding uncharacterized protein isoform X1, with amino-acid sequence MAPVAAPIRDLLTSFSPSADFLALSSGDGRIKVWDAVRGRLQTEFADIPAVEVGAVAETKRGHLALDYTCMKWVQLSSKQKKRKAGSSLLVLGTGSGDVLALDVAAGQWKWKVSDCHPGGVTAVAYSKHGRSVYTAGADGMVCRIDASDGSVLGKFRSSSKAISALAVSSDGNILATAAGQLRTFDTSGNKKIQKFSGHPVAVRSMVFSNDSQYVLSSGIGERYIAIWKLGSDKTQSSNCILSMEHPAIFVDCKCSDEGEIHVLAISEIGVCYFWSASNIDDLRNKKPTKISVSESSLSRAQAFSIFAAKLQGVDGPTSAHVLLAYGSVVKPSFEKLLVCYGTDINLGISQDGVLLPNIQTTMTKKDQTVKKQETVTALDRANAEDAILPLPKLHTQEKKRKHGVTKPSGDIEPAIHSDITTARSIQKRVPVQRIEDDGICIEDMMRECGVLDTGVDQSIEGHPGIPTNIFSEFFGDGSIKADANLPSKKIRVHLRSLKPEDACKLLENLVSAWKMRSGSTKLVLRWIYCLLVVHGRFIHSEKSTKLISNLEKMCSERYSATEDLLKLSGRLRLIKAQVDKVANNASEQPSEEIQDAAAAIQSEEEEEEEEVDEMVFGQDSDSSQNSDEDAE; translated from the exons atggcgcccgTTGCGGCTCCAATCCGCGACCTCCTCACCTCCTTCAGCCCCAGCGCGGACTTCCTCGCGCTCTCCTCCGGGGACGGCCGCATCAAG GTATGGGACGCCGTGCGAGGCCGCCTGCAGACAGAGTTCGCCGACATCCCCGCGGTGGAGGTCGGCGCGGTCGCCGAGACGAAGCGCGGTCACCTCGCCCTCGATTACACATGCATGAAGTGGGTACAGCTCTCCAGCAAG cagaagaagaggaaggctggGAGCTCACTGCTCGTGCTTGGAACAGGCAGTGGGGATGTACTAGCCCTCGATGTTGCTGCTGGACAGTGGAAGTGGAAGGTCAGCGATTGCCATCCTGG GGGCGTGACAGCTGTAGCATACTCCAAGCATGGGCGGAGTGTGTACACAGCAGGCGCTGATGGCATGGTCTGTAGGATTGATGCCTCAGATGGGTCGGTCCTGGGGAAATTTAGATCTTCTTCGAAAGCAATATCTGCATTAGCTGTGTCATCAG ATGGAAATATTTTAGCAACAGCAGCTGGCCAGTTGAGGACCTTTGATACTTCTGGCAACAAAAAGATTCAAAAATTCTCTGGGCATCCG GTTGCTGTGAGGAGCATGGTTTTTAGCAATGATAGCCAATATGTTCTGTCATCTGGTATTGGGGAACGGTATATTGCCATTTGGAAGTTGGGTAGTGATAAAACTCAGAGCTCAAACTGTATACTGTCGATGGAGCACCCAGCAATATTTGTAGACTGCAAATGTTCAGACGAGGGAGAAATACACGTGTTGGCTATTTCCGAGATTGGTGTCTGCTATTTCTGGTCTGCAAGTAACATTGATGACTTGCGTAATAAGAAGCCTACCAAGATCTCAGTGTCCGAGTCCTCTCTATCAAGAGCTCAGGCATTCTCGATATTTGCCGCGAAACTTCAAGGAGTGGATGGACCTACTTCTGCCCATGTCCTGCTGGCTTATGGGTCTGTAGTAAAACCATCTTTTGAAAAACTTTTGGTTTGTTATGGTACGGATATTAATCTGGGCATTTCTCAAGATGGAGTTCTCTTGCCAAATATTCAAACCACCATGACAAAGAAAGACCAAACTGTGAAGAAGCAAG AAACTGTCACTGCTCTAGACCGAGCCAATGCCGAAGATGCCATCCTTCCTCTTCCAAAGCTCCATAcgcaggaaaagaaaaggaaacatgGTGTGACAAAACCCAGTGGTGACATTGAGCCTGCCATTCATAGTGACATCACCACAGCAAGATCTATACAGAAAAGAG TTCCTGTGCAAAGAATCGAAGATGACGGTATATGCATTGAAGACATGATGAGGGAGTGTGGTGTCCTTGATACTGGAGTAGATCAGAGCATTGAAGGCCATCCTGGCATTCCAACTAATATTTTTTCTGAGTTTTTTGGTGATGGCAGCATAAAAGCTGATGCTAATTTACCCAGCAAGAAG ATTcgagtgcatctaagatcattGAAACCTGAAGATGCTTGCAAACTCCTTGAAAATTTAGTATCTGCATGGAAAATGAG ATCTGGTAGCACAAAGCTTGTTTTGCGGTGGATATACTGCCTATTAGTTGTTCATGGCCGTTTTATTCACTCTGAGAAATCCACAAAACTGATTAGCAACCTTGAGAAG ATGTGTTCAGAAAGATACTCCGCAACTGAAGATCTGCTGAAGCTTTCTGGCCGGCTTCGGCTAATAAAGGCTCAG GTTGACAAGGTTGCTAATAACGCATCTGAGCAGCCATCAGAGGAGAttcaagatgctgctgctgctattcagtccgaggaggaagaggaagaggaagaagtcGATGAAATGGTGTTTGGTCAGGATTCAGATTCATCACAAAATAGCGATGAAGATGCTGAGTAG